One Osmerus eperlanus chromosome 16, fOsmEpe2.1, whole genome shotgun sequence DNA segment encodes these proteins:
- the LOC134036666 gene encoding leptin receptor gene-related protein, which yields MAGIKALVGLSFSGAIGLTFLLLGCALEEYGVYWPLFVLFFYVLSPIPIFIARRMTDDSDAASNACRELAYFFTTGIVVSAFGMPLVLARKDVIKLGACGLVMAGNGVIFSTILGFFLVFGRGDDFSWEQW from the exons ATGGCGGGTATTAAAG CTCTGGTTGGGTTGTCCTTCAGTGGTGCCATTGGTTTGACCTTTCTGCTACTCGGCTGTGCATTGGAGGAGTATGG GGTGTACTGGCCTCTCTTTGTCCTGTTCTTCTACGTGCTGTCTCCCATCCCCATCTTCATAGCCAGAAGAATGACAGATGACTCAGATGCTGCCAGCAATGCGTGCAGAGAGCTGGCATACTTCTTTACCACTGGGATTGTGGTCTCTGCATTTGGGATGCCTCTTGTACTGGCCCGAAAAGACGTA ATCAAGTTGGGGGCGTGTGGTCTGGTGATGGCTGGCAATGGGGTTATCTTTTCCACCATCCTTGGCTTCTTCCTAGTGTTTGGAAGAGGAGATGACTTCAGCTGGGAGCAGTGGTAG